From a region of the Bacteroidota bacterium genome:
- a CDS encoding DUF4268 domain-containing protein, which translates to MSLGELKKLDLRKQWPHEALDFTKWLAKEENIQILADELEISVEEIKVEEATGRYNADIVAKEANTGRVIIIENQLETTDHKHLGQILTYASAHDASIIVWVVKDYTEEHKQAIDWFNRNMPETISFFLAQLELWQINDSLPAPKFNIISEPNNWAKTIKQAGRIEKGSPSELKLLQQRFWSEFKEFVNKEKPQTILNLGRTPRPQHWFDISIGSSKVNLSLTFNSKQEQVGCELYIRKDANLYERLKAQKEIIEAEIGYSLDWMDLPESAAFRVTLSKKGDPTNEDKWPEYHSWLKLTAEKFQKAFKGKV; encoded by the coding sequence ATGTCATTAGGAGAATTAAAAAAGCTTGATTTGAGAAAACAATGGCCACATGAAGCATTAGACTTCACTAAATGGTTAGCGAAAGAAGAAAATATTCAAATATTGGCAGACGAGCTAGAAATCTCTGTCGAGGAAATTAAGGTTGAAGAAGCCACCGGTCGATACAATGCAGATATTGTTGCTAAGGAGGCGAATACTGGCCGAGTTATAATAATTGAGAATCAGTTAGAGACAACCGACCATAAGCATTTGGGTCAAATATTAACCTATGCGTCAGCTCACGACGCCAGTATCATCGTATGGGTGGTTAAAGACTATACAGAGGAGCATAAGCAAGCTATTGATTGGTTTAATCGTAACATGCCAGAAACGATTAGTTTTTTCCTGGCTCAACTTGAACTTTGGCAGATTAATGATTCCTTGCCAGCGCCAAAATTCAATATTATTTCTGAACCAAATAATTGGGCAAAAACTATAAAACAAGCAGGCCGCATTGAGAAAGGTTCTCCTTCAGAATTGAAATTATTACAACAAAGATTTTGGAGTGAGTTTAAAGAATTTGTTAATAAAGAAAAACCACAAACTATTTTAAATCTAGGCAGGACACCGAGGCCACAACACTGGTTTGATATAAGCATTGGCTCATCAAAAGTAAATTTATCTCTTACATTTAACTCTAAGCAGGAACAAGTTGGATGTGAATTATATATTAGGAAAGATGCAAATCTTTATGAAAGACTCAAAGCTCAAAAAGAGATAATTGAGGCTGAGATAGGATACTCTTTGGATTGGATGGATTTACCTGAGTCTGCCGCATTTAGAGTTACATTATCAAAAAAGGGCGATCCTACTAATGAGGACAAATGGCCAGAATATCACAGTTGGCTAAAACTAACAGCAGAGAAATTTCAAAAGGCATTTAAAGGAAAGGTATAA
- a CDS encoding DEAD/DEAH box helicase family protein, with product MDKKSLSERDICTKFITPAVEKSGWNKLTQLLEEVSFTDGKIYVRAKLTARGNQKRADYILYYKPNIPIAIIEAKDNKHSIRAGIQQALDYAQILDIPCVFSSNGDGFLFHDRTATDGNIETEIGIDNFPTPEELWEKYKKYKGITTPAAEKIASQDYYFDGTNRKPRYYQQIAVNRTVEAIANGQNRIILVMATGTGKTYTAFQIIHRLWKSGAKKRILFLADRNALIDQTRRGDFKHFKDKMTVVKHRQIDKSYEIYLALYQGLSGLDEDANVYKQFSPDFFDLIVIDECHRGSAKEDSSWREILCYFKNATHIGLTATPKETKETSNTEYFGDPVYTYSLKQGIDDGFLAPYRVVRIGLNVDAEGWRPDQGKTDKDGNEVEDRVYNRKDFDRSLVIEERTELVAKKLTEFLKGYDRFAKTIVFCVDIDHAERMRTALAKQNADLVAENYKYVMQITGDNDEGKRELDNFINPEEKYPVIATTSELMTTGVDAQTCKVIVLDANINSMTKFKQIIGRGTRINEEYGKLYFTILDFRNATDLFADKDFDGDPIRVKPVSQDEDLSLVVVEEEENKFTVLDEATGEEIVFEKAKIRYPEGSSLNGNWVERNPEAKREKIYVNGVDVTVLVSREMYFDQHGKPITTSLKDHTKEIIKENFASLDDFLNKWNTTDRKEAIIAELQGQGVMVEALYDAVNKEVDLFDLICHVAFDQPPLTRKERANNVKKRNYFTKYGEQAKKVLEALLDKYADEGITNIESIEVLRVNPFDEFGSPLEIINEFGSKEKYLQAVRELEIELYKVA from the coding sequence ATGGACAAAAAGAGTTTATCAGAAAGAGATATTTGCACAAAATTTATTACACCTGCGGTGGAAAAATCCGGTTGGAACAAACTGACGCAACTATTAGAGGAGGTTTCGTTCACGGATGGAAAAATATATGTAAGAGCTAAATTGACTGCAAGAGGAAATCAAAAACGGGCGGACTACATTTTGTATTATAAGCCTAACATTCCAATTGCAATTATTGAAGCCAAAGACAACAAACATTCAATAAGAGCTGGAATTCAACAAGCCTTGGACTATGCTCAAATCTTAGACATACCTTGTGTTTTTAGTAGTAACGGCGACGGCTTTTTATTTCACGACCGAACAGCCACAGATGGAAATATTGAAACGGAAATTGGTATTGACAACTTTCCTACTCCCGAAGAGCTTTGGGAGAAATACAAAAAATACAAAGGGATCACTACTCCAGCGGCTGAAAAGATTGCTTCTCAGGACTATTATTTTGACGGTACAAACCGCAAGCCGAGATACTACCAGCAGATTGCAGTAAACAGAACAGTTGAAGCGATTGCCAATGGACAGAACCGAATTATTTTGGTAATGGCAACAGGTACGGGAAAAACCTATACTGCATTTCAAATCATTCACAGACTTTGGAAGAGTGGAGCAAAAAAACGAATTCTTTTCTTAGCTGACCGAAACGCTTTGATTGACCAAACACGCAGAGGAGACTTTAAGCACTTTAAAGATAAAATGACGGTGGTAAAACACCGACAAATTGATAAAAGCTATGAAATTTATTTGGCTTTGTATCAAGGTTTGTCAGGTTTAGATGAAGATGCAAATGTCTACAAGCAGTTTTCGCCTGATTTCTTTGACCTTATTGTAATTGACGAGTGCCACAGAGGAAGTGCTAAAGAAGATAGCAGTTGGAGAGAAATTCTATGCTATTTCAAAAATGCTACGCATATTGGTTTAACTGCCACTCCAAAAGAAACAAAGGAAACAAGCAACACCGAATATTTTGGCGACCCAGTATATACATATTCATTGAAACAAGGAATTGACGATGGTTTCCTTGCTCCTTATCGTGTAGTAAGAATTGGATTAAATGTGGATGCCGAAGGTTGGCGACCAGACCAAGGTAAAACCGACAAAGACGGAAATGAAGTGGAAGATCGTGTTTATAATCGAAAGGACTTTGACCGCAGTTTAGTAATTGAAGAACGAACTGAATTAGTTGCAAAAAAACTCACTGAATTTTTAAAGGGTTACGACCGCTTTGCAAAAACAATCGTGTTTTGTGTAGACATTGACCACGCAGAACGAATGAGAACAGCATTAGCCAAACAAAATGCTGATTTAGTTGCCGAGAATTACAAATACGTAATGCAAATAACTGGCGACAATGACGAAGGCAAAAGAGAATTAGACAACTTCATTAATCCCGAAGAAAAATATCCTGTAATTGCAACCACTTCTGAATTGATGACCACTGGCGTTGATGCACAAACTTGTAAAGTAATTGTGTTGGATGCCAACATTAATTCCATGACTAAGTTCAAACAAATTATTGGTAGAGGAACCCGTATCAATGAAGAATACGGAAAACTATATTTCACCATTCTTGATTTTAGAAACGCAACAGATTTGTTTGCCGACAAAGATTTTGATGGAGACCCAATTCGTGTAAAACCTGTTTCGCAAGACGAAGATTTATCATTGGTTGTAGTTGAAGAAGAAGAAAACAAGTTTACGGTATTAGATGAAGCCACAGGAGAAGAAATTGTATTTGAAAAAGCTAAAATTCGTTATCCCGAAGGTTCTTCCTTAAATGGTAACTGGGTAGAAAGAAACCCCGAAGCCAAAAGAGAAAAAATTTATGTAAACGGTGTTGATGTTACTGTTTTGGTGAGCCGTGAAATGTATTTTGACCAACATGGAAAACCAATCACCACCAGTTTGAAAGACCATACTAAAGAAATCATCAAAGAAAATTTTGCTTCGCTTGATGACTTTCTAAATAAGTGGAACACCACCGACCGCAAAGAAGCGATCATTGCAGAACTGCAAGGGCAAGGAGTAATGGTGGAAGCATTATACGATGCCGTAAACAAAGAAGTGGATTTGTTTGATTTGATTTGTCACGTTGCATTTGACCAGCCACCATTAACACGTAAAGAAAGAGCCAACAACGTAAAAAAGCGAAACTACTTTACAAAATATGGCGAACAAGCCAAGAAAGTATTGGAAGCATTGTTAGACAAATATGCAGACGAGGGAATTACTAACATTGAAAGCATTGAAGTTTTGAGAGTAAATCCATTTGATGAATTTGGATCACCCCTTGAAATCATCAACGAGTTTGGAAGCAAAGAAAAGTATTTGCAAGCGGTAAGGGAATTAGAAATTGAATTATATAAAGTAGCATAG